A DNA window from Paenibacillus sp. HWE-109 contains the following coding sequences:
- a CDS encoding CvfB family protein: protein MRLEAGSLVTLEVAREVPPNGYFLSDGYQDVLLPYAEIVGKIKPGDQVEAFLFHDTQDRLMATLKRPLIQMGEVGLLEVVDIHPRFGYFLEMGLGRNLLLPYRNVPELEELRPLVGDKVFATLAHDRQGRLIAKLALEEDLAPLCVRAPSSWSNQWVKGRVYRPLQIGTFVICEAGVLGYGVIGLIAAPERTRLLRVGELVDLRVAFVREEDGRVNLSMRLPKEKGRDEDADKILSVLRERPGHAMPFSDKTSADIIKDRFGLSKAAFKRALGKLMKDGLIYQEEDWTYLKPEETQG, encoded by the coding sequence ATGAGACTGGAAGCAGGATCCCTTGTTACCCTCGAGGTAGCAAGGGAAGTTCCGCCTAACGGTTACTTTCTGAGCGACGGCTATCAGGATGTGTTGCTGCCTTATGCGGAAATTGTAGGGAAGATTAAGCCTGGGGATCAAGTGGAAGCTTTCTTGTTCCACGATACACAGGATCGATTGATGGCGACTTTGAAGCGTCCGCTGATTCAAATGGGTGAAGTGGGCTTGCTTGAAGTTGTTGATATCCACCCGAGATTTGGTTATTTCCTCGAAATGGGTTTAGGCCGCAATCTGCTGCTTCCATATCGGAACGTGCCGGAACTGGAAGAACTGCGCCCACTCGTAGGGGACAAAGTATTTGCCACCCTGGCGCATGATCGGCAAGGGCGTCTAATTGCCAAATTAGCGCTGGAAGAGGATCTAGCACCTCTATGTGTGCGTGCTCCTTCGAGTTGGAGCAATCAGTGGGTCAAAGGGCGTGTATATCGGCCGCTGCAAATCGGTACGTTCGTCATTTGTGAAGCCGGTGTGCTTGGCTATGGGGTTATCGGCTTGATCGCTGCACCGGAACGCACACGCTTGCTGCGTGTGGGGGAACTGGTTGATCTGCGCGTTGCTTTTGTGCGGGAAGAAGATGGACGAGTGAACTTGTCGATGCGGCTTCCTAAGGAAAAAGGCCGTGATGAAGACGCAGACAAGATACTCAGTGTCCTGCGTGAGCGTCCAGGACATGCAATGCCCTTTTCCGATAAAACATCGGCTGACATCATCAAAGATCGATTTGGCCTTAGCAAAGCAGCTTTCAA
- the rsfS gene encoding ribosome silencing factor → MSKNPEEILAFVVEAAEDKKAADVVTLNLQGVSPIADYFVICHGNSETQVQAIAGEARKKAHEHGVNIRGFEGIDTARWVLLDLGDVVLHVFHRDDREYYNIERLWSDAKVVERV, encoded by the coding sequence ATGAGTAAAAACCCAGAGGAAATATTGGCATTTGTCGTAGAAGCAGCCGAGGATAAGAAAGCGGCAGATGTTGTCACGCTTAATCTGCAAGGCGTATCGCCGATTGCGGATTACTTCGTTATTTGTCACGGCAACAGTGAGACACAAGTGCAAGCCATTGCTGGAGAAGCCCGCAAAAAAGCGCATGAACACGGTGTGAACATTCGCGGTTTCGAAGGTATTGATACAGCAAGATGGGTCCTGCTTGATCTGGGGGATGTTGTCCTTCATGTTTTCCATCGCGATGACCGGGAATATTACAATATCGAAAGACTTTGGTCCGATGCCAAGGTTGTGGAGCGCGTATGA
- the yqeK gene encoding bis(5'-nucleosyl)-tetraphosphatase (symmetrical) YqeK yields the protein MNREKLIAAVKEQMPERRWLHTLGVMETSVILAKRFGGDPEKADLAAILHDYCKYWPVQEQAKIIRDNALPQDLLQFDKELWHSHAGAFIAKSQFGIVDEEVLDAIRYHTSGREAMTLLDKIVCLADYMEPGRDFPSVDRIRELAEISLEQALIAGFDSTIAFLLAKGKRIYPLTILTRNDLIQQINT from the coding sequence ATGAATCGTGAGAAGCTGATTGCCGCTGTCAAGGAGCAAATGCCTGAAAGACGCTGGCTGCATACGCTTGGCGTCATGGAAACCAGTGTAATCTTAGCCAAGCGTTTTGGCGGAGATCCGGAAAAAGCGGACTTGGCGGCTATTTTGCACGATTATTGCAAGTATTGGCCTGTACAAGAGCAAGCTAAGATTATTAGGGACAACGCATTGCCGCAGGACTTGTTGCAGTTCGACAAAGAACTATGGCATTCCCATGCCGGAGCCTTTATCGCCAAATCCCAATTTGGGATCGTGGATGAAGAAGTTTTGGATGCCATTCGTTACCATACTTCCGGTCGTGAGGCGATGACATTGCTCGATAAAATCGTTTGTCTGGCAGACTATATGGAGCCAGGACGCGACTTTCCCAGTGTTGATCGTATTCGTGAACTTGCCGAGATCAGCTTAGAGCAAGCATTGATTGCCGGGTTTGATTCTACGATCGCTTTTTTACTTGCCAAAGGCAAGCGGATTTATCCATTGACCATTTTGACACGCAATGATTTGATTCAGCAAATAAACACTTAA
- a CDS encoding nicotinate-nucleotide adenylyltransferase → MLVGIMGGTFDPIHTGHLIAAERARVEAGLDEVWLMPANVPPHKPNAPKASIQERWEMVCLAAEGNPFFRPIDIEITKGGVSYSIQTIELLLKEYPDTEFAYIIGADMVQYLPQWHRIDDIVRHIRFIGLARPGYALDMEQLPLPIRSRVSLVPMPQVDISSTIIREERQRKRSVRYLVPEAVNRFMEVNRLYES, encoded by the coding sequence ATGCTGGTCGGAATTATGGGAGGCACCTTCGATCCGATTCATACCGGGCATTTAATAGCCGCAGAGCGGGCGAGGGTGGAAGCAGGTTTGGATGAAGTTTGGCTGATGCCGGCTAATGTGCCTCCGCACAAGCCAAATGCCCCAAAGGCATCCATCCAGGAGCGTTGGGAAATGGTTTGCCTTGCCGCTGAAGGCAATCCTTTTTTTCGGCCGATTGATATCGAAATTACCAAAGGCGGCGTATCTTATAGTATCCAGACCATTGAGCTGCTGCTCAAGGAATATCCGGATACAGAATTTGCTTATATTATAGGTGCAGATATGGTTCAATATTTGCCGCAGTGGCATCGCATCGATGACATCGTGCGGCATATTCGTTTTATTGGTTTAGCAAGGCCTGGCTATGCACTCGATATGGAACAGCTTCCCCTGCCTATTCGTAGTCGGGTGTCGCTCGTTCCGATGCCGCAAGTAGATATTTCTTCAACGATTATTCGCGAGGAAAGGCAGCGCAAACGCTCTGTTCGCTACTTGGTTCCAGAGGCTGTGAATCGTTTCATGGAGGTGAACCGATTGTATGAATCGTGA
- the yhbY gene encoding ribosome assembly RNA-binding protein YhbY, with translation MLSGKQKRYLRSMAHHVDPIFQVGKGGVNEHLIRHIQEALEVRELIKITVLNNSGEDRDEVGTELAEKSGAELVQVIGKMVVLYKESRDKKKIELPR, from the coding sequence ATGTTATCAGGCAAACAGAAACGTTATTTGCGCTCCATGGCGCACCATGTAGATCCAATTTTTCAAGTTGGCAAAGGCGGAGTGAACGAACATTTGATTCGTCATATCCAAGAAGCACTGGAAGTGCGTGAACTGATCAAAATTACCGTGCTCAACAACAGCGGCGAAGATCGCGATGAGGTAGGTACGGAGCTTGCGGAGAAATCCGGGGCTGAGCTTGTGCAGGTTATTGGCAAAATGGTTGTGCTCTACAAAGAATCGCGTGACAAGAAGAAGATCGAACTGCCGCGCTAA
- the aroE gene encoding shikimate dehydrogenase, with product MEKSRTIDSHTILYGVFGDPIRHSRSPIMLNRAFQEAGINAVYAAFHVRPDELGNAVRGIRALGYRGINVTIPHKVEVMSYLDEIDEGASIVGAVNTIVNEAGKLVGYNTDGIGYVRSLKEETGIVLSGKRVLLLGAGGAARGVAYALAKEGVACIYIANRTKERAIELAETISVYTKTVGLGLDELGDIVDEVDFVLNTTSAGMHPHVDELPMPVELLREHHLVSDLIYNPRITRFLREAEAKGARIHGGLGMFIYQGAFAFEYWTGTPAPVAAMRQVVEQSLAE from the coding sequence ATGGAGAAGAGCCGCACAATTGACAGTCATACGATTCTATACGGGGTATTCGGAGATCCGATTCGGCACTCCCGTTCCCCGATTATGTTAAATCGGGCTTTTCAAGAAGCCGGAATTAATGCGGTATACGCAGCTTTTCATGTTCGTCCTGATGAGTTGGGTAACGCGGTTCGTGGAATTCGGGCATTAGGCTATCGTGGAATCAATGTAACCATTCCACACAAAGTGGAAGTCATGTCATATCTCGATGAAATTGATGAAGGCGCCAGCATTGTTGGCGCGGTGAATACCATCGTGAATGAAGCTGGCAAGCTTGTCGGCTACAACACCGATGGCATCGGCTATGTAAGATCGCTTAAAGAAGAGACGGGTATTGTGCTGTCAGGTAAACGTGTGCTTCTCCTTGGGGCTGGCGGCGCGGCAAGAGGTGTTGCTTATGCGCTTGCCAAAGAAGGTGTAGCCTGTATTTATATAGCAAATCGCACCAAGGAACGTGCCATTGAACTTGCGGAAACAATCAGCGTCTATACAAAGACTGTTGGACTGGGACTTGATGAGCTTGGGGATATTGTGGATGAAGTTGATTTTGTACTCAATACAACATCAGCTGGCATGCATCCTCATGTCGATGAGCTTCCAATGCCGGTAGAGCTGCTGCGCGAACACCATTTAGTCAGTGATTTGATTTATAATCCGCGGATCACGCGGTTTTTGCGTGAAGCGGAAGCCAAAGGTGCCCGCATCCATGGCGGACTTGGCATGTTTATTTATCAAGGCGCATTTGCCTTCGAATATTGGACTGGTACTCCTGCGCCCGTAGCGGCGATGAGACAGGTGGTAGAACAGTCGTTAGCTGAATAA
- the yqeH gene encoding ribosome biogenesis GTPase YqeH, whose product MITETVNRCAGCGVLLQTEEKGKLGYIPAEAMDKEPLICQRCYRIKHYNESSSITLQQDDFLKLLGHVGQTKALVVKIVDIFDFEGSMISGLARFVGSNPVLLVVNKIDLLPKVTNANKIINWVQRRAKEENLKVVDIVLCSAKKNIGFDRVITAVQEYRGNMDVYVVGATNVGKSTLINRLISDYSDLDSELTTSQYPGTTLDLVKIPLDDGKFIVDTPGIVHKHRLTEVVKKRDLARIMPDKPLKPMVFQLNEAQTLFFGALARFDFIKGEHQSFTCYTSNAVQIHRTKLERADELYEEHKGVMLAPPNLADLEELPKLVKHPLHIPKGKQMDVLISGLGWIRVNSIAGADLAVHAPKGIKVIAREALI is encoded by the coding sequence ATGATTACAGAAACAGTGAATCGTTGTGCAGGCTGTGGTGTCCTTCTGCAAACGGAAGAAAAAGGCAAGCTCGGTTACATACCAGCCGAAGCGATGGACAAGGAGCCGCTGATTTGTCAGCGCTGCTATCGCATTAAACACTACAATGAATCTTCGAGTATCACTCTCCAGCAGGACGACTTCCTGAAATTGTTGGGACACGTCGGTCAAACCAAAGCGCTGGTTGTGAAAATCGTAGATATTTTTGACTTTGAAGGCAGTATGATCAGTGGTCTAGCCCGCTTTGTTGGCTCGAATCCGGTTCTGCTTGTCGTCAATAAAATCGATTTGCTGCCCAAAGTAACGAACGCCAACAAAATTATTAATTGGGTGCAGCGCAGAGCCAAGGAAGAGAATCTCAAGGTCGTGGATATTGTTCTTTGCAGCGCGAAGAAAAATATTGGCTTTGATCGTGTAATTACTGCTGTTCAAGAGTATCGCGGCAACATGGATGTCTATGTCGTTGGGGCCACGAATGTGGGCAAATCAACGTTGATTAACCGTTTGATCAGCGATTACAGCGACTTGGATTCGGAACTTACGACATCACAGTACCCAGGCACTACGCTGGATCTCGTGAAGATCCCGTTAGATGACGGGAAATTTATCGTGGATACGCCGGGGATTGTTCATAAGCACCGGTTAACAGAAGTGGTGAAGAAGCGCGACTTAGCCCGTATTATGCCGGATAAGCCGCTAAAACCGATGGTTTTTCAATTGAATGAAGCCCAAACATTATTTTTTGGCGCTTTAGCCAGATTTGACTTTATTAAAGGGGAGCATCAGTCCTTTACTTGCTATACGTCCAATGCGGTGCAAATTCACCGTACCAAATTAGAACGCGCGGATGAGTTGTATGAGGAGCACAAAGGTGTCATGCTGGCGCCTCCGAATCTAGCAGATCTGGAAGAACTGCCTAAGCTTGTGAAGCATCCGCTGCACATTCCTAAGGGGAAACAGATGGATGTGTTGATCTCAGGCTTGGGTTGGATTCGTGTCAACAGTATCGCTGGAGCAGATCTTGCCGTTCATGCACCTAAGGGGATTAAAGTTATCGCGCGTGAAGCATTGATATAG
- a CDS encoding YqeG family HAD IIIA-type phosphatase, whose amino-acid sequence MLKKLIPRQSVHTIYDIDANHLWDFGVRGIITDLDNTLVGARDPHATPELIEWLKQLQKMGFKVVIVSNNNHGRVSAFAEPLGISFIHRAKKPTNVSFHKAMKLLGTNVRQTAVIGDQMLTDVLGGNRMGLYTILVQPISIADEGFFTKINRRIEKWALKRMKN is encoded by the coding sequence TTGCTGAAAAAGCTCATACCCAGACAGTCCGTACATACAATCTATGATATTGATGCCAATCACCTTTGGGATTTTGGCGTTCGCGGAATCATTACAGATCTCGATAACACACTGGTAGGCGCGCGTGATCCGCATGCGACTCCTGAGTTAATAGAGTGGTTGAAACAGCTGCAGAAGATGGGCTTCAAGGTGGTCATTGTGTCCAACAACAACCATGGCCGCGTTTCCGCCTTTGCCGAGCCTCTGGGCATTTCGTTCATCCATCGTGCCAAGAAACCTACGAACGTCTCATTTCACAAGGCTATGAAGCTGCTTGGTACGAACGTTAGACAAACAGCGGTCATAGGCGATCAAATGTTAACAGACGTTCTTGGCGGCAATCGAATGGGGCTTTATACGATCCTGGTTCAGCCGATCTCCATAGCGGATGAAGGTTTTTTCACGAAAATTAATCGCCGTATTGAGAAGTGGGCATTGAAGAGGATGAAGAATTAG
- a CDS encoding alpha/beta hydrolase has protein sequence MAFIDCHFFSDSLGVSASMHVILPQVAKSQIGLASSVYGDKHPTLYLLHGLSDDHTIWMRRTSIERYASELGIAVVMPAVNRSFYADMASGPNYWTFISEELPALARSFFPLAEERELNYAAGLSMGGYGAMKLALTHPDRFAAAASLSGALDISGRAISFPDDFKLIYGDVTKIKGSGDDLFHLADQLSVYQGVKPELYQCCGTEDFLYEDNIRFRDYCRDLKLNLTYEEEPGTHEWGYWDRKIQNVLNWLPLPARS, from the coding sequence ATGGCGTTTATAGATTGTCACTTTTTTTCAGATTCTCTTGGTGTATCTGCATCGATGCACGTTATTTTACCGCAAGTGGCGAAAAGTCAAATTGGGTTGGCTTCATCTGTTTATGGGGACAAGCATCCGACACTTTATTTGCTCCACGGTTTGTCCGATGATCATACCATTTGGATGCGCAGAACGTCGATTGAACGATATGCTTCAGAGCTTGGCATTGCGGTTGTCATGCCTGCTGTGAATCGCAGCTTTTATGCCGATATGGCGTCGGGACCTAACTACTGGACGTTCATCAGTGAGGAGCTGCCTGCTCTCGCCCGTTCCTTTTTTCCATTAGCCGAAGAAAGAGAATTGAATTATGCGGCAGGACTTTCCATGGGCGGTTACGGAGCAATGAAGCTTGCGCTAACGCATCCAGATCGGTTTGCTGCAGCGGCTAGCTTATCCGGAGCTTTGGATATTTCCGGCCGGGCCATCAGTTTTCCGGATGATTTCAAACTGATCTATGGCGATGTTACGAAGATTAAAGGCAGCGGTGACGATTTATTTCATTTGGCAGATCAACTGTCGGTGTACCAAGGGGTTAAGCCTGAACTCTATCAATGCTGTGGCACGGAAGATTTCCTGTATGAAGATAATATCAGGTTCCGTGATTATTGCCGCGATTTGAAGCTGAACCTAACCTATGAAGAAGAGCCAGGCACACATGAATGGGGCTATTGGGATCGCAAAATTCAAAATGTATTGAACTGGCTGCCGCTTCCGGCGCGTTCCTAG